CGGCAGCGTCCCAGAGCGCTCCTGGGACTGGAGAACTCGGGCGTTTGCTAGGGCTCCCTGAAGATGGGGCTCTCCGACTCAGTGGTGTTTGGGTGGGGAACGCTACGGAGCAGTGGTCTGGAGGATTTTCCAGGTCCACCGATGAAGCGCAGGAACTGCTTGTGGAGGCAAGCCTGGATCTGGGCAAAGCGATTGGTCTGGAGAACACCTGGATCTGGGTTCAGGGACTGCAGGTGAATGCCACGTCCAACGCCGGAACGGCCAGTGGCAGTGTTCAGGGCAGCAATAGCCTTGCGGCGGCGCCACCCCTGGACCGCACCGAGCTGTTCGAGTACGCCATCCGCAAGGACTTTTTTCAAGGGCGCCTGCGGGTTGTTGCCGGCAAGCAGTCGGCCAGCACTGTGTTCGCCAATATCAATCGGCCCGACGCCACCGACGATCCGCGCTACGAAGTCTCCAGCCTCACCAGTCTGGCCTTCACGCCGGTGTATTCCATGCCGACGCTTCTGGGTCGACTGCCCGGCTACACCAATTCAGCGCTTGGCCTGAGGTTCACCCTTCAGCCGGGATGGTTTGACGACCGCTCGTACTTGAGTGCGGGTGTGTTTGATGGACGGGGAGGGCTTGGCGCTGCCTCTGTGCAGACGGGATTGACGTCACCGTCGCTCAGCGGCCCACTGTTCAACATCATGGAAGTGGGAAGCGGTTGGCTCGTCGGCGATGCCCGTAAACCCGGCTCCTTTGGTGTGGGTGTGTGGTCTCAGGGGGGCGAGTCCTTGCTGTGCGATCACAACAACCCTCAGCAGTGCATCAGCGACCTGGGTGCCTGGGGGATGTACGTGCTGTTGGATCAGCGCCTCTCCAGTTTTCGATCGGATCAAGACAGCAGCGGCGTTAATGCATTCGTCAGCGCTGGTTGGTCGCCATCGATCACCAATCAGATGAATGCGTCGATCACCGGAGGATTCACGTTGCAGGGGCCTCTTGAGGCGCGTCCGAACGACAGCCTTGGCGTGGGTCTTTCATGGGCTCGCCTCAACACCCGCGGCTTTCTCTCCGAGACTTACAACTCCCATGAATTGATGCTGCAGGGATATGCCCAGATCGCTCTGGCGGAGGCCCTCTTCCTTCAGCCCACCATCACGCTGCTGCCCCGTGTTGGCTACAAAGATGCAGGCAATGATTCTTTGAGCGGACTGCTGCAGCTCACCATGTTGTTTTGACGGCAACCGTGGTTGTTTTGCTATCGAGAGGTCGGCGGTACTGACGGCAGCGCTCGATGGAGCTTCACCAAGGCGAAACGGCCTATGAGACCGCGCTGGCGGTACTGTTCAACGGCGATGCCGCTGCAGCCCATCCGGCCTCCATCGCCCAGCCTCGCGATGAGCAGGAGGTTGCGGCCTTCGTTCGACAAGCCTGCGCACAGAAGCGACCTCTGCGGGTGCGCAGCGGCGGCCACAGTCGCTTCTGCAGTGGTGACGGTGCCCTGATGCTGGATCTGGCGGCTCATCTGAGGAACGTCACGGTCAGTGGAGATTTGGTGACGGTGCAGGGGGGCTCCGGTGTTGGGGCCGTTCTCCAGGCTTTAGCTCCCCACAATCAGATGGTGCCCGTGGGGACGCATGCAACGCCGGGCTTCGGGTTGTTGACCATGGGTGGCATCGGTCACCTCAGCCGCAGTTTCGGCCTCACCCTCGATTGTGTGGTGGCGATGCGTGGAGTGCGTGCCAATGGAGAGCTGTTCGAAATTCGAGCCGAAGAGGCTGATGGATCGGAGGTTTGGCGACTGTTGCGCGGCGCGGCGCCTTTTCTGGCGGTGATCACGGAGGCGACCTTGCGCGCCTATCCCCGTCGCCCCCTGCATGTGATCCGACAGCTCAACGCCCTCCCATCCCTTGTGGATGCCCTTAACTGCGCCGAGAGCTTGCCGCGGCAGATTGCCTGCTCGTTCGTGCTTGGTGTCCCCCCCGACCAGGAGCAAGCGCAGCTGATGCGTTACGTGGTGCTCCAGGAGGGCGATGAGTCGTTGCTGCCGGCCTTTCTGAATGAGGGCCAGGAGTGCTGGCATGACCATGTGGCGGGCCAGGAGTGGCTGCCCGATTTCAATCTCCCTGATCGAAACGGTGTGCTGCCGCCTGAACCACCGGTGGAGCCTGATCGCTTTCGCCGCCTGCGCTCCTGGATCTACACCGTGAGTGTGCCGTCAGGCCTGAGTCACGAGCTGGCACCTCGCCTTGAGGATGCGATGCGGAAGGCGCCGAATCGGCTCTGCCGCATTGATCTCCAGCACATCGGAGGAGCCGTCGCCGACCGGCCGATGGCCAGCAGCCTATACCGGGGCCGTCATGCGCAGTGGTCGATTGTGATCTCCGGCTTCTGGTCGGCGGGCGATGCTCTGAATCAGCAGGCCGCCTGCCGTTGGGCGGATGCGGTGTTCGATGCATTGGAGTCGTTGGCTTGCCACGTCTACCTGGTGGAGCGGCATCCGGGCACGATCCGCTACCAGCGGGAGTTGGAGCTCGCCTACGGCTCTGATCTACCCCGGCTGCGGCAGATGAAGAAACAGTGGGATCCCGACGGGCTGCTGCCATCTCTCGATCCCCCTTCTTAATCGCCGTTCGCTGGGTGGTATTGCTGGTGATCACACCTGGATGGTGCCGCTCAGGTAAGGAATCACCCGCCCACTGATCAGCACCCGCTCTCCCTGAAGCGTGCAGCGCAGCGAGCCACCTCGGGCGGAGAGCTGTTGGGCGTTGAGCACGGTCTTGCCGAGTGTTTCGCACCAGTAGGGGGTGAGGCTGCAGTGGGCGGACCCGGTCACGGGGTCTTCAGGAATGCCGCACCCCGGAGCGAAGAAACGGCTCACGATGTCAACGTGTTTGCCTGGAGCGGTGGCGATCAAGCCTCGCCCCGGGAGGGCGGCCACGCGCTCCGGATCTGGCTGCAGTGTTCGAATCGTGTCTTCATCAGCGAACACGGCGATCAGATCCACCCCCTGCAGGCAGCTCTGGGGTGTGGCGCCGATGGCCTCGTGCAGGCCTGCTGGCGGCAGGCATGGTTGAGCCCGCTGCACTGGAAAGTCGAGGGTGATTCGATCCCCATCGCGGTGCACGCTGAGGGGACCACTGCGCGATTGAAACAGCAGGATGTCCCGTTGCGGTTCCCGGCGGAACACCACAGCGGCCGCCGCCAGGGTGGCGTGGCCACAGAGATCCACCTCACAGCTCGGGGTAAACCAGCGCAGTTGATAGCGTCCCCCAGCGCCAACAAGGAACGCCGTTTCCGACAGGTTGTTTTCCGTGGCGATCGCCTGCATCAGTTGATCCGGAAGCCAGGCGTCCAGGCAACACACGGCGGCGGGATTTCCCTGAAACGGTGCCTCCGCGAAGGCGGCCAGCTGCTCAATCGCAATCCGAGTGCTCATGGCTCGCTCGGCTCCTCTGTGTCGCTTGCAGCCCGGGATCGTTCCACCTGGATGAAGGCCAACCAGGCCAGAGCCGCCAGGCCTGCCCCCAGCCAGTCATTGCGGAGCGCTTCCACAAGAGCTGCGGTGCTGGCGGCAATGCGCAGTGCCCGCAGCAGCAGCTTGATCAGCGGAGGTCGGGCAGGTGGTTCAACGGTCATCAATCCAGGCCTGGATCGCGCTATTCAAAGCCTCTCCTAGCGATGGAGCCGCTGCATGGGCAGGATGTGGGGGGTTGCTTCGCGTTGATGGCGTCGGTTCTCGTCACAGGATCCAATCGCGGCATTGGCCTGGAGTACTGCCGTCAGTTGCGGGAGCGTGGCTTCGATGTGATTGCCGTGTGCCGGGAGCCTTCGCCGGAGCTGCAGGCTCTTGATGTGCGCGTTGAGGCCGGTTTGGATCAGTCGGACCCAGGGATGCCCGCGGACTTAACCCGCCGTCTCGATGGCCTGTCTCTGCACTGGGTGATTCTCAATGCCGGCATGCTGGAGTCGATCGGGTTCGACCAGCTGGACGAGGCCTCCATCCGCCGTCAGTTCGAGGTGAATGCTCTCGCCCCGCTGCGGCTCGTGAGGGCGCTGGTGGGACAGATGCCCAGTGGCGGCAAGCTGGCGTTGATGAGCAGCCGCATGGCCTCCATCGACGACAACACCTCCGGTGGCTCCTACGGCTACCGCATGTCGAAAGCGGCGCTTAACAGCGCTGGCAAGTCGTTGGCGCATGACCTGCGATCGCGGGGCATCGCCGTGGCCATCCTGCATCCAGGGCTGGTGAGCACCCGCATGATCGGTTTCAATCCCAGGAGCATCAGCCCTGAGCAAGCCGTGAGCGGTTTGCTGGCGCGCATTGATGCGCTCAATCTCGACACCAGCGGCACGTTCTGGCACGCCAATGGTGAGGTGCTTCCTTGGTGAGCTGGGAGCGCAAGTGATGGGGTTCGATCCGCGCCACTGGTCGCCCCAACGTGAGACGACATCCTGGGAGAGCTCAGCGTCTCGTCAGCGGGTGACGAGCAATGTGGAGGCACTTCTCCGCGAGAACGATGCCCTTCGAAGGGAAGTTGAGCGTTTGCAGCAGGAGCTCGAGCGCGCGCGTCGTTCCCAGTGGCAGCAGCCCACAGCCCAGGCTCCTGCACGGATTCGTGCAGCGCAGGTCCAGGCGTGGGGTGTGGCCTTGGCCAGTCAGCCGGGATGGAGCCAGCTCCGCCAAGGTGCTCTTGAACTGCTGATCGACCAGCTCAACCGCAACAGCTTCCCGTCTCGCTTGAGCCTGCAGCAGCGGCTGGATCGTCTGGTGAGCGGCTTGGGGACCGATCTGCTCGCTGCAGTCGGACCTAGAACAACCAAGAAAACAGCTGCGGTACTGGCCGCTTTCGCGCTCTATGGCGTGCGCGCCAGCGAATGGCTTGATGAGGATCCGGCGCGGGTTGTGAGCGAGCTTCATCAGCGCCAGACCCAGGCCAGTCGTCGCCAGACCCGGCGCACCCGCAGTGACCGGCGCACCCGCAGTGATCGGCGCACAACAGATCGCGAGCCTGCAGCCGCTTCAGGGAACGGGGAGGAAGAGGCGCTGGCGGTGCTGGGCTTGAGGCTGGGAGCAACCCAGGAGCAGATCAAGCAGGCCTTCCGCCGCCTGGTGAAGCGTCATCATCCGGATGTGGGTGGATCGGCAAGTGCTTTCCGCCGTGTGAACGAGGCCTATCAGCAGTTGGTGGCCTGAAGCCAGCCCTGCACGCAGGCCACGCAGGCAGCACTGGATTCGTAAGGCAGCACGTTGCGGCCATCGAGCGTGGCGATGGCTGCGTCTGGAAGCTTGCGGCGGTAGGTGTCCAGGCGTTCTGAAACATCATCCCAGCTGCGGGAGCGGCCGATGCCAGTGGCCGACTGGCCGAACACCACTTGCACCGGAACCGTGAGGCCTGTGAACTGGGGTTCCCAGTTGCTTCGCCAGAAGCCTGCCAGAAAGGAGAACACGGCCCAACGGCTCTCCATGGCTCGCGAGCCTGCCTGCAACGTCTCCAACCATTCGTCGTCGACAGCGCTCGGCTCAGCGAAGAGGTTGTTGCGCGAGAAGGATGCGAGGAAACCGCGGCGGCGGGCATAGCGATAGAACAAACTGCCCAGCGGACCACTGAATAGCAGCGTCCACAGCTGTTGGGCTCGCTTCTGCGGGAACGGTTCCGATAGCACGCGCCAGCCCGGTGGGCTGATAGCCACCAGCGCCACCACCAGTTCAGGCGCTTGCGCCTGCAGGGCCAGGGCAATCGGCAGGGACGCTCCCTGGGAGATGAGCACGACGGGCTCGGCTCCCCGTTCCTTCAGGTTGGAAATTAAAGGCTTGGCCCAGTCGTCAGGAGTGAGTGGCTGTGGCGGGCAGGGAGCATGGCCGCAACCGAGGAGATCGGGTGCCAGCAGCATGCGTTCTGGCTCCAGGGTTCTCCAGTGCTGGATGAACCGGTCCCAGAAGCGGCTGGAGAGACCAACGCCAATTGGGTGGATCAGCAACAGCGGGGTGTTGCTACCCAGGGCGCTGCTCCTGCTGGCGCAGGGTTTCGTAGGCCTGCCAGAGACCGTTCACTTCTGCGCAATGGGAGTCGCGATCGCAGACGCGGTAACGACCATTGCCGACGGCATCGATGGTGGATCCGCGGGAGGTGGCGCAGATGCGGCTGACAAACGCCATGGGCTTGAAGCGAATGGAACCGGTTTACGCGTTGGCCTGCTCCTTTCTCCAAGGAAATTTCATTTCGACATCACTCCTGGAAAAGAAAAATCTCCAGGGTGGGGTTGATCGGCCGCTGGCGACGCGGTTCACAATGAACCCAACGCTTCTGCTCGAGATGTCCAACGCCCGCGACATGATCAACGCCCATCTGTTCCCGGTGCTGGGACTGATCGCCACAGCCAGTTCGGTGTCGATCGCACTGTCGTTGCGGCCGATTGCCGAACAATCCTCGCGTTGGAACACCTGCTACAGCGACAGCCTGGCCTGGTACCAGGCCAACAAGCCTGATTGGACGATTCAAGACAAGGAGGTGTTCGCCTCCAATTTCTGCAACGGCGGCGTGCCAGTGAAGCCAGGAGCTGGATTTCAGTTGGCGCGTTGATGTCCGCTACACCCGGCTGTACCCCAGTTGGGTTTCAAAAATCTTCAGGGGAAGACCGAAGGACTGCATCAAGGTGCGGCATTCGTCTCCCACCGTTCCGTACACCTCCACCCTGAAGTCGTCGCCCAGTTCGGCGTGCTTCTGCAGGTACTCCTGAACCGGAGGATTCGACACGTGCGCGGCAAAGGCGGCGTCGTTGGCATACAGCTCTGACCACACAAAGGCCTGTGGGTCATCGGGATCCTGATCGAAGGTGTGATGGAGCATTCCCGGTTCGCTGGCCTGCACTGCAGCGTCAGTGGCTCGCGCCAGCTCGAGATAGGCCTCCACACAGTTGGGCTTCACGTGAATGCGTGCCAGCAGCATGAATGGCGTGTTCTTGTCGAAGCTGGCCATGGCTTGAGATTCAGTTCAACGATCATCGCCGGCGGCCGAGCACCGTGCGCTTCACCACGCCGTCCTCCTTCTGGTAGAGCACCAGATCGTCTTTCTCGAGGGTGTAGTAACGCCGAACTCCATCGGTGCGGTATTCGCGGTTGAAGGGCACCACCCAGGAGGTGCCCTTCGCCAACACATAGGTGAGTTCCGACTGATCGGCGCTGAGGCAGAACCGCACCTTTTGGTCCTTGTAAAGCCCCACATCACTCACAAAGGGCGCCTGGAAGTAGTCGCAGGAGTGGGCCCGTTGGTATTCCTGCTTGATGTTCGCCAGAGCCTGTTCAGGCACGACTGCACCGAGCAGCAGGGTCCCGAGCAGGAAGGGGAGGAACGGTGATCGCCCCATGGCATTGACAGTGCAAGGGATTTGAGCCTTTGTAGCGGCTTCTGCTGCTGCCTGCAGTGAGGCAGGGCCGGGTTCTAGGGTTCGATCCGCTACAGAACCGGTTGGTCCGTTTCTCTGATCGAGATGTTCAATTCCCTGGCTCCCTCCAAGGCGCTCGACTTCTTGGGCCGGCTGTGTCTGGCAGCGGTGTTCGTGAATGCCCTCCCGGGCAAGGTCAGTGGCTTTGCGGCCACAGCTGCCTTGATCGCCTCGAAGGGGATTGCCGAACCCCTGGCCGGAGTGCTGCTGGTGGCTGCGATCGTGATCCTGATCGCTGGCTCGTTGCTGCTGGTGTTCGGAACGAACACCCGTCTGGGTGCCTCATTGCTGCTGGTGTTTCTCGTCCCCACCACCCTGATTTTTCACACCTTTCCGGTGGATGCCAGCTTCTTCATGAACCTGGCCCTGATCGGCGCTTTGGTTCTGGCGATCACCCGCTCCACCGGCGCAGCCGTTCCTAATTTCCGCGATGTTCGGGTCCGGGATGGCATGAAGGCCCTGCGTCGCTGACCTGGCTGATGACCATTCCGTTTGGCGAGCCCGAACCCAGCGATGGCCTGCTCAGCAAGTCGGTGGCATCAACGCGCTTGCGTGACTGGTAGCAGGCCCGGTTGCGGCAGTTGGCGGCTGCTCAGCGCATCCAGGATGCGAGGGCTCTGCGCAGTGAATTCCTGATCGAGTGAGCCCCCGGCGCCTCAGGGCAGGGCCAGGGCTGTTCCTTCCCGCCGAGGGTCGGCGGCTCCATGCCAGCGATCGCCAATGCGTTGCAGCAGGCCAATGCCGCTGCCCAGGGTCTGGGAGCGCAACTTGCGGCCCGGTAAATCAAGTTGATTGGGATCGATGGGCCAGGGGAGCGGCGGTTCCTTCTCGATCACAAGACTGTCTCCCTGGGGAGATAGCAAAGGCAGGCCGACCGATCGCTTTGGAGGTTCCGCCCATTGCAGTGCGGCCAGCAGCACCCGGCTGATGGTGTGCGGGATCCGCTTTCCCCCCGGGCTGCCCAGGGCCAGGACCGGTTGGTGGTCGTTGAAGACGATCGTTGGCGCCATCGACGACACCGGCCTGCGCCCTGGCCGGCGTCGGTTGGCCACGGGGAGGCCCCCGACGACGGGTCGCCAGTCGAAGTCGGTGAGTTGGTTGTTCATCACCATGCCCTCCACCAGATTGCGGCTGCCGAAGACGGTTTCCACTGTTGTGGTGTAGCTGGCGATGTTGCCTTCACCGTCCACGATCGTGACCTGGGAGGTGCCCAGTTCGGTGCCGGGCCCGGAGCGACCGAAGGGGAACTGCTTCATCCCTGGGGGCAGACCAGGCTGCGGCAAGCGTTCGGGTGAGGCCTGCATGGCCTGGGTACGGGCCTGGACGTAACTCGGATCCAGCAGTCCCTGGATGGGAACGGTTCCATCAATCGGATCGTGCACCCAATAGAGGCGATCGGCATCGGCCCAGGATTCCGCCAGGGCCAGATGGCGCCAGCTTTGTGGGAGGGATGGATCGTTGAAGCCGCCGGTCGCCTCGAGCAGGGCCAGGGTCTGCAGCACCGCCAGCCCGCCGCTGCTCGGCGGGGGCACCGTGCAGACGCGGTGCTTCATCAGCATCCGGCAAAGGGGGGCTCGGCGCTCTACGGCATAGGAGGCAAGATCCGTGGCACTCCAGCCTTTGAAGTTGGGGGACTGAACCTTCAGGGCGTTCACCCCGTGCTGAATCCGTTGGGCCAGCGGGCCTTCGTAAAAGGCGCGCCCCCCCTCCTGGGCCAGGGTCTCCAGGGTGTGGGCCAGAGCCTGGTTGCGGAACAGACGGCCGGCTGGCAACGGTGTTCCGCCAGGCAGATACAGCTGTTGGAAGGCCGGGTTGTGGGTTGCGCCGAGGCGCTGGGCCAGGGCTACGGAGCGGCGCAGCCGCGGGCTGGGAAGGAAGCCTTCCCGGGCCAGACGGATGGCGGGCTCAAGGGTGCTGGACCAGGGGCGTTGCCCCAACTGTTGATGGGCTTCCCAGAGCAGGGCCACGGTGCCAGGCACGCCGATCGCATCCGGATTGCGGGTGGCTGCCCGATAGGAGAGCGGTTCTCCTGACGGCTGAAGCAGGTCGTCGCTGCGGCTGCGTTCCGGTGCGGTTTCACGGCCATCGAACACCTCCAGCGCCTGACGACGGGAATCCCAGTGCAGCAGGAAACCTCCACCTCCGAGCCCGGAACTCTGCGGTTCTGCAACGGCCAGCACCGCCTGCGCTGCAACCAGGGCATCCACGGCATGGCCACCGCTGGCAAGAACGCCCAGAGCGGCTTTGCTGGCCAGGGGGTTGGCGGTGACGACCACGGCCGAGCCGGCAGCCGTGGAGATGCTTTTTTTGCGTGTGTCCGCCTGCTCGGGATCATCGCGACTCACCGGAGCTGCGCTCACGGGGCTGAGCGAGAGCAACAGCAGCAGGGCGCCAATCATCAAGGTGGGGCGGGGATCGGGACAAGCTCTGGCGGAGTCTGGCGCCTGCACTGCCTAGCCTGGGGATTGGGATCGGCTGCAGGAGCGGACCATGACAGATGCAGGCCCATCGACTCCCAACCCGTCGCATGTGGTGGTGATCGGCGCGGGGTGGGCCGGCTGGGGTGCCACCAAGGCTCTCTGTGAAGCCGGGGTGCGGGTGACGCTGCTGGATGGGATGGCGGATCCCACGGGCAGCACACCCCTCACCACCACCAGAGGCAAACCTTTTGAAGCCGGCACTCGCGGGTTCTGGAAGGACTACCCCAACATCAATGCCCTCACCGCTGAGCTGGGGCTCAGCAATGTGTTCACGGAGTTCACCACCAGCGCCTTCTGGTCACCCGATGGACTGGAGGCCACAGCTCCGGTGTTCGGCGATGCGCTGCGTTGGCCCAGTCCCATCGGGCAGGTGCTGGCCACCACGACCAATTTCAAACGCCTTCCCGTGGCTGATCGCCTCAGCATTGCCGGGCTCCTCTACGCGATGCTCGATCTCAACCGCAGCGACGCGGTGTTCGAGCGCTACGACAACCTCGATGCGCTGACGCTGTTCCGAAGCCTCGGAATCAGTGAGCGGATGATCAACGATTTCCTCCGTCCCACGCTTCTGGTGGGCTTGTTCAAGCCGCCGGAGGACTTGTCGGCGGCGGTGACGATGGAGCTTCTTTACTACTACTCCTTTGCCCATCAGGATTCCTTCGATGTGCGCTGGATCCGCTCCAGCACCATTGCCGAACAGCTGATTGCCCCCTTGGCGCAGCAGCTGATCGATCGCCATGGTCTGCAGGTGCTCGGCGGCACGCTGGCCACAGGTTTGAACCTCCATCCAGATACCAAGGCCGTTGCGTCGGTGCAAACCCGTGCTGTGGCGACGGGTGAAAACGCCATGATCGACGGAGTGGATGCGGTGGTGCTCACGGTGGGTGCCAAGGGGATGGGCGCACTGATGGCACAGTCGCCAGCCTGTGCCGCTGCAGCCCCTGAACTGGTGGATGCCGGCAGTCTCGGGGCCATTGACGTGGTGTCGGTGCGGTTGTGGCTGGACGCCTACGTGGAGGTTGCGGATCCCGCCAATGTGTTCTCCCGATTCGAGGCCTTGCAGGGGGCTGGTGGCACCTTCTTCATGCTCGATCAGCTGCAGCAGCAGACGGAAGCTGCGCTGTGGGGGGGAGAGCCACCGCGGGGATCAGTGATCGCCAGTGACTTCTACAACGCCACAGCGATTGCGGCTCTGAGCGATGAAGCGATCGTGGCGTTGTTGATGCGTGAGCTCCTGCCGGTGGCCAATCCCGCCTTTCACACCGCCAATGTGCTGGAGGCTGAGGTGCGCCGCTACCCGGGGTCGGTGGCTTGGTTCTCTCCAGGGAGCTTCCGGAAGCGGCCGCCGTTGGAGACGGCGATTCCTTCACTGGTCTGCGCCGGCGACTGGGTACGAATGGGGGCGCGGGAATTTGGTGCCAAAGGGCTTTGCCAGGAGCGGGCCTATGTGTGTGGGCTGGAAGCTGCCAATTCCTTGCTGCGACGGGGGGTGGTGCGAAGCGCCGATCCTGGCGGCAGGGCTCAGCACCGGGTGATTGCGATCCGGCCCGATGAACCCCAGGTGCTGCTGGGGCGCTCACTCAATGCCCAGGTGATGAACACGGCGGACGCCTTGGGCTTGCGTTGGCCCTGGTTGGCATAACGAGGCTTGAAGCCATGGCTGAGCCAACAAGCGATGGCTAGT
The sequence above is a segment of the Synechococcus sp. PROS-7-1 genome. Coding sequences within it:
- a CDS encoding carbohydrate porin, whose translation is MAQSPPPSGNPAASQSAPGTGELGRLLGLPEDGALRLSGVWVGNATEQWSGGFSRSTDEAQELLVEASLDLGKAIGLENTWIWVQGLQVNATSNAGTASGSVQGSNSLAAAPPLDRTELFEYAIRKDFFQGRLRVVAGKQSASTVFANINRPDATDDPRYEVSSLTSLAFTPVYSMPTLLGRLPGYTNSALGLRFTLQPGWFDDRSYLSAGVFDGRGGLGAASVQTGLTSPSLSGPLFNIMEVGSGWLVGDARKPGSFGVGVWSQGGESLLCDHNNPQQCISDLGAWGMYVLLDQRLSSFRSDQDSSGVNAFVSAGWSPSITNQMNASITGGFTLQGPLEARPNDSLGVGLSWARLNTRGFLSETYNSHELMLQGYAQIALAEALFLQPTITLLPRVGYKDAGNDSLSGLLQLTMLF
- a CDS encoding FAD-binding oxidoreductase, translating into MELHQGETAYETALAVLFNGDAAAAHPASIAQPRDEQEVAAFVRQACAQKRPLRVRSGGHSRFCSGDGALMLDLAAHLRNVTVSGDLVTVQGGSGVGAVLQALAPHNQMVPVGTHATPGFGLLTMGGIGHLSRSFGLTLDCVVAMRGVRANGELFEIRAEEADGSEVWRLLRGAAPFLAVITEATLRAYPRRPLHVIRQLNALPSLVDALNCAESLPRQIACSFVLGVPPDQEQAQLMRYVVLQEGDESLLPAFLNEGQECWHDHVAGQEWLPDFNLPDRNGVLPPEPPVEPDRFRRLRSWIYTVSVPSGLSHELAPRLEDAMRKAPNRLCRIDLQHIGGAVADRPMASSLYRGRHAQWSIVISGFWSAGDALNQQAACRWADAVFDALESLACHVYLVERHPGTIRYQRELELAYGSDLPRLRQMKKQWDPDGLLPSLDPPS
- a CDS encoding PhzF family phenazine biosynthesis protein; this translates as MSTRIAIEQLAAFAEAPFQGNPAAVCCLDAWLPDQLMQAIATENNLSETAFLVGAGGRYQLRWFTPSCEVDLCGHATLAAAAVVFRREPQRDILLFQSRSGPLSVHRDGDRITLDFPVQRAQPCLPPAGLHEAIGATPQSCLQGVDLIAVFADEDTIRTLQPDPERVAALPGRGLIATAPGKHVDIVSRFFAPGCGIPEDPVTGSAHCSLTPYWCETLGKTVLNAQQLSARGGSLRCTLQGERVLISGRVIPYLSGTIQV
- a CDS encoding SDR family oxidoreductase; translated protein: MASVLVTGSNRGIGLEYCRQLRERGFDVIAVCREPSPELQALDVRVEAGLDQSDPGMPADLTRRLDGLSLHWVILNAGMLESIGFDQLDEASIRRQFEVNALAPLRLVRALVGQMPSGGKLALMSSRMASIDDNTSGGSYGYRMSKAALNSAGKSLAHDLRSRGIAVAILHPGLVSTRMIGFNPRSISPEQAVSGLLARIDALNLDTSGTFWHANGEVLPW
- a CDS encoding J domain-containing protein produces the protein MGFDPRHWSPQRETTSWESSASRQRVTSNVEALLRENDALRREVERLQQELERARRSQWQQPTAQAPARIRAAQVQAWGVALASQPGWSQLRQGALELLIDQLNRNSFPSRLSLQQRLDRLVSGLGTDLLAAVGPRTTKKTAAVLAAFALYGVRASEWLDEDPARVVSELHQRQTQASRRQTRRTRSDRRTRSDRRTTDREPAAASGNGEEEALAVLGLRLGATQEQIKQAFRRLVKRHHPDVGGSASAFRRVNEAYQQLVA
- a CDS encoding alpha/beta fold hydrolase: MLIHPIGVGLSSRFWDRFIQHWRTLEPERMLLAPDLLGCGHAPCPPQPLTPDDWAKPLISNLKERGAEPVVLISQGASLPIALALQAQAPELVVALVAISPPGWRVLSEPFPQKRAQQLWTLLFSGPLGSLFYRYARRRGFLASFSRNNLFAEPSAVDDEWLETLQAGSRAMESRWAVFSFLAGFWRSNWEPQFTGLTVPVQVVFGQSATGIGRSRSWDDVSERLDTYRRKLPDAAIATLDGRNVLPYESSAACVACVQGWLQATNC
- a CDS encoding putative quinol monooxygenase, which produces MASFDKNTPFMLLARIHVKPNCVEAYLELARATDAAVQASEPGMLHHTFDQDPDDPQAFVWSELYANDAAFAAHVSNPPVQEYLQKHAELGDDFRVEVYGTVGDECRTLMQSFGLPLKIFETQLGYSRV
- a CDS encoding DoxX family protein, with the protein product MFNSLAPSKALDFLGRLCLAAVFVNALPGKVSGFAATAALIASKGIAEPLAGVLLVAAIVILIAGSLLLVFGTNTRLGASLLLVFLVPTTLIFHTFPVDASFFMNLALIGALVLAITRSTGAAVPNFRDVRVRDGMKALRR
- a CDS encoding gamma-glutamyltransferase family protein; protein product: MIGALLLLLSLSPVSAAPVSRDDPEQADTRKKSISTAAGSAVVVTANPLASKAALGVLASGGHAVDALVAAQAVLAVAEPQSSGLGGGGFLLHWDSRRQALEVFDGRETAPERSRSDDLLQPSGEPLSYRAATRNPDAIGVPGTVALLWEAHQQLGQRPWSSTLEPAIRLAREGFLPSPRLRRSVALAQRLGATHNPAFQQLYLPGGTPLPAGRLFRNQALAHTLETLAQEGGRAFYEGPLAQRIQHGVNALKVQSPNFKGWSATDLASYAVERRAPLCRMLMKHRVCTVPPPSSGGLAVLQTLALLEATGGFNDPSLPQSWRHLALAESWADADRLYWVHDPIDGTVPIQGLLDPSYVQARTQAMQASPERLPQPGLPPGMKQFPFGRSGPGTELGTSQVTIVDGEGNIASYTTTVETVFGSRNLVEGMVMNNQLTDFDWRPVVGGLPVANRRRPGRRPVSSMAPTIVFNDHQPVLALGSPGGKRIPHTISRVLLAALQWAEPPKRSVGLPLLSPQGDSLVIEKEPPLPWPIDPNQLDLPGRKLRSQTLGSGIGLLQRIGDRWHGAADPRREGTALALP
- a CDS encoding FAD-dependent oxidoreductase, which encodes MTDAGPSTPNPSHVVVIGAGWAGWGATKALCEAGVRVTLLDGMADPTGSTPLTTTRGKPFEAGTRGFWKDYPNINALTAELGLSNVFTEFTTSAFWSPDGLEATAPVFGDALRWPSPIGQVLATTTNFKRLPVADRLSIAGLLYAMLDLNRSDAVFERYDNLDALTLFRSLGISERMINDFLRPTLLVGLFKPPEDLSAAVTMELLYYYSFAHQDSFDVRWIRSSTIAEQLIAPLAQQLIDRHGLQVLGGTLATGLNLHPDTKAVASVQTRAVATGENAMIDGVDAVVLTVGAKGMGALMAQSPACAAAAPELVDAGSLGAIDVVSVRLWLDAYVEVADPANVFSRFEALQGAGGTFFMLDQLQQQTEAALWGGEPPRGSVIASDFYNATAIAALSDEAIVALLMRELLPVANPAFHTANVLEAEVRRYPGSVAWFSPGSFRKRPPLETAIPSLVCAGDWVRMGAREFGAKGLCQERAYVCGLEAANSLLRRGVVRSADPGGRAQHRVIAIRPDEPQVLLGRSLNAQVMNTADALGLRWPWLA